From the genome of Verrucomicrobiia bacterium, one region includes:
- a CDS encoding nucleotidyltransferase: protein MDDQDASAGHPPENLVSRPPVQADLAKLCQELNQRGAKYVVVGGFAIISAGLARLTTDVDLMVAVDRENEAKVYAALATLPDNAVRELQPGELQQYNVIRVADEILVDLMRSAGGIDYAEAAKDVVIREVDGVPIPFASPRLLWRMKAVTHREKDAADLVFLRHWFAERGETPPAV from the coding sequence ATGGATGATCAAGATGCAAGCGCGGGCCACCCTCCCGAAAATCTAGTCAGTCGCCCGCCCGTTCAAGCGGATCTGGCAAAACTCTGCCAGGAGTTGAACCAGCGCGGCGCAAAATATGTGGTCGTCGGCGGTTTCGCCATCATCTCCGCCGGCTTGGCTCGTCTCACCACCGATGTGGACCTGATGGTAGCGGTGGATCGGGAAAATGAGGCGAAGGTTTATGCCGCGCTCGCCACGCTGCCGGATAACGCGGTTCGGGAACTGCAACCCGGCGAACTTCAGCAATATAATGTCATCCGCGTGGCTGACGAGATTCTGGTGGATTTGATGCGGTCCGCGGGAGGAATTGACTACGCCGAGGCGGCCAAGGATGTCGTCATTCGCGAAGTGGACGGCGTGCCGATTCCGTTTGCTTCGCCGCGCCTGCTGTGGCGCATGAAAGCCGTGACGCATCGGGAAAAGGACGCCGCCGATCTGGTGTTCTTACGCCACTGGTTCGCCGAGCGCGGCGAAACGCCACCTGCGGTCTAA
- a CDS encoding transposase codes for MQKTLARPPQPEAHQTVRLNLDPKDATSSIRISCTDQRLTAHGGMIVWSHFRHQKRFRHQLRAVLPPAPTSPHAYDPTDVASGYVGGILCGADQLSRVAWWQSDPAIVQVLGIEAVASQSTLSRFFDAFRQGRWRCRKWNWSRRDGD; via the coding sequence ATGCAAAAAACTCTGGCTCGACCGCCTCAACCGGAGGCGCACCAAACGGTGCGCCTGAACCTTGACCCCAAAGACGCCACTTCGTCCATTCGCATTTCCTGCACCGATCAGCGACTGACCGCTCACGGAGGCATGATCGTGTGGTCGCATTTCCGGCATCAAAAACGCTTCCGCCACCAGTTGCGCGCCGTCTTGCCGCCCGCCCCCACCAGTCCCCATGCCTATGATCCGACCGACGTGGCGTCGGGTTATGTGGGCGGCATTCTGTGCGGCGCGGACCAACTCTCGCGCGTGGCGTGGTGGCAGAGTGATCCGGCCATCGTGCAGGTCTTGGGCATTGAAGCGGTGGCCAGTCAATCCACCTTGAGCCGCTTCTTTGATGCGTTCCGTCAGGGCCGTTGGAGGTGCAGGAAGTGGAACTGGAGCCGCCGGGACGGAGATTGA
- a CDS encoding L-lactate permease: protein MSWLQNYDPLGNTFLSTIVAALPVVVLLSAIAWWRIRVHLAALGGLVVALLIALFVYRMPAVAAGATTLYGAAFGLFPIGWIILNVIFLYQLTVERGLFATLRNSLARIAPDPRIQLILIAFSFGAFIEGMAGFGTPVAITGAILIQLGFKPLQASGLALIANTAPVAFGSLGIPITTLEAVSGLDARLVSAMIGRQLPFFSLIIPFWIVAAFAGWRGMWAVWPAALVAGVSFAVPQFLVSNFHGPWLVDIISGACSIGATVGWLRVWRPKEIMRLPTPEGTAPPEAAASVPRRAVVRAWLPWVILTMLLLLWGTPQVKTFLDRVAPFKFAVPGLHQVVSRVPPVAPPDAKPEAAIFNLNLGSATGTGILVAAILSGLLMGYSPRRLVWQYGRTFWHIRFSLLTIAAMLALGNVTKYSGTDATLGLALARTGVLYPFFGTLLGWLGVALTGSDTASNVLFGSLQRITAEQTGVSAILMGAANSAGGVMGKMVDAQSIVVASTATNWFGHEGKILRFVFIHSLVLAILMGLLVLLQAYVAPFTSMVVK from the coding sequence ATGAGTTGGCTCCAGAATTACGATCCACTCGGAAATACTTTTTTATCCACCATCGTGGCGGCGCTGCCGGTTGTGGTGTTGTTATCCGCGATTGCCTGGTGGCGAATCCGTGTGCATCTGGCGGCATTGGGCGGCTTGGTGGTGGCGTTGCTGATCGCGTTGTTCGTGTATCGAATGCCAGCCGTGGCGGCGGGCGCAACGACGCTGTATGGCGCCGCGTTTGGTTTGTTTCCCATCGGCTGGATTATTCTCAACGTCATTTTTTTGTATCAACTCACGGTGGAGCGCGGGTTGTTTGCCACGTTGCGAAACAGTCTGGCGCGGATTGCGCCCGATCCACGCATTCAACTGATTCTCATCGCGTTTTCTTTCGGCGCCTTCATCGAAGGCATGGCGGGCTTCGGCACGCCGGTAGCCATTACGGGCGCGATTCTGATTCAGCTTGGTTTCAAACCGTTGCAGGCCTCGGGCCTGGCGTTGATTGCCAACACCGCGCCGGTGGCGTTCGGTTCGCTGGGTATTCCCATCACCACATTGGAAGCCGTCTCCGGTCTGGATGCCAGACTGGTTTCGGCCATGATCGGTCGGCAGTTGCCGTTCTTCTCGCTGATTATTCCGTTTTGGATTGTGGCCGCCTTCGCCGGTTGGCGGGGCATGTGGGCGGTTTGGCCGGCCGCCTTGGTGGCTGGTGTTTCCTTCGCCGTACCGCAATTTCTGGTTTCCAACTTTCACGGGCCGTGGCTGGTGGACATCATTTCCGGCGCGTGTTCCATTGGCGCGACGGTTGGGTGGTTACGGGTTTGGCGGCCAAAGGAAATCATGCGCCTGCCGACGCCGGAAGGGACCGCGCCGCCGGAGGCAGCGGCGTCCGTGCCGCGTCGGGCGGTGGTGCGGGCGTGGTTGCCGTGGGTCATTCTGACCATGCTGTTGTTGCTTTGGGGCACGCCCCAGGTGAAAACATTTCTGGATCGGGTGGCCCCCTTCAAGTTTGCCGTGCCGGGGTTGCATCAGGTGGTCTCGCGGGTGCCGCCGGTCGCGCCACCGGACGCCAAACCCGAGGCGGCGATCTTCAATTTGAATCTCGGGTCAGCCACGGGCACGGGCATCTTGGTCGCCGCCATTTTATCCGGTTTATTGATGGGCTACTCGCCGCGCCGGTTGGTTTGGCAGTACGGCCGCACGTTTTGGCATATCCGTTTTTCCCTCCTCACCATCGCGGCCATGCTCGCGTTGGGCAATGTCACGAAGTATTCCGGCACGGACGCCACCCTCGGATTGGCCCTGGCGCGTACTGGTGTCTTGTACCCATTTTTTGGCACGTTGCTCGGCTGGTTGGGCGTGGCGCTGACCGGTTCCGATACCGCGTCCAACGTGCTCTTCGGCAGTTTGCAACGCATCACTGCCGAGCAGACGGGGGTGAGCGCGATTCTGATGGGCGCGGCCAACAGCGCCGGCGGGGTGATGGGGAAAATGGTGGATGCGCAAAGCATCGTCGTGGCCAGCACCGCCACGAATTGGTTCGGTCACGAAGGGAAGATTCTCCGCTTCGTGTTTATCCACAGCCTGGTGCTGGCGATTTTGATGGGGCTGTTGGTGTTGTTGCAAGCCTACGTCGCGCCCTTTACCAGCATGGTGGTGAAGTGA
- a CDS encoding ISAs1 family transposase codes for MPTTYAPQFARAVRGHWGVENSLHWVLDVVFGEDQSRARSGHAAENLAATRRLAVNLLRRDKTCKRSIKGKLMRAAIDPDYLKRILTS; via the coding sequence ATGCCGACTACGTACGCGCCCCAGTTTGCGCGCGCAGTGCGCGGACACTGGGGCGTAGAGAACAGCCTGCACTGGGTGCTCGACGTGGTGTTTGGGGAAGATCAGAGCCGCGCCCGGAGCGGGCACGCCGCCGAGAATCTGGCCGCTACGCGGCGACTGGCGGTGAACCTGTTGCGGCGGGACAAGACTTGCAAACGCAGTATCAAAGGGAAGCTGATGCGTGCTGCCATTGACCCCGATTACCTTAAACGCATCCTCACAAGCTGA
- the hisG gene encoding ATP phosphoribosyltransferase: MSSKKMLRFGLPKGSLQEATIQKMAKAGWNISVSSRSYLPYVDDPEMEIRLIRAQEISRYVEHGYLDCGITGHDWVVENGSKVHEVGEFLFSKVSRRPARWVLCVPEHSPVKSVRDLQGKRIATEVVNLTKRYLKKHGVKADVEFSWGATEVKAHELVDAIVEVTETGSSLRANNLRIVDELLSSTPRFIVNRASWKDPWKREKIQTMTMLLKGALDAEAKVGLKMNLREKDLAALLKKLPALRMPTISQLSLKGWVAVETIIDQHVVREMIPALKAAGAEGIIEYPLNKVVY; the protein is encoded by the coding sequence ATGAGCAGCAAGAAGATGCTTCGGTTCGGGTTACCCAAGGGCAGTTTGCAGGAGGCCACCATTCAAAAGATGGCCAAGGCTGGTTGGAACATTTCCGTGAGCAGCCGTTCCTACCTGCCTTACGTGGATGATCCCGAGATGGAAATCCGGCTGATCCGCGCGCAGGAGATCAGCCGCTACGTCGAGCACGGCTACCTGGATTGCGGCATCACCGGACACGATTGGGTCGTGGAGAACGGCTCGAAAGTGCATGAGGTGGGCGAATTTTTGTTCAGCAAGGTTTCCCGGCGGCCAGCGCGCTGGGTGTTGTGCGTGCCGGAACATTCACCGGTCAAATCGGTGCGGGATTTGCAGGGCAAACGCATCGCCACGGAGGTGGTCAATCTGACCAAGCGTTACCTGAAAAAGCACGGAGTCAAAGCGGACGTGGAATTTTCCTGGGGCGCCACGGAAGTGAAGGCGCACGAACTGGTGGACGCAATTGTGGAGGTGACGGAAACGGGATCATCGCTGCGCGCCAACAACCTGCGCATTGTGGACGAGCTGCTCAGTTCCACCCCGCGCTTTATCGTGAATCGCGCCAGTTGGAAGGACCCGTGGAAGCGCGAGAAAATCCAAACGATGACCATGCTGCTCAAGGGCGCGCTGGATGCCGAGGCCAAGGTGGGACTCAAAATGAACCTCCGCGAGAAAGATCTGGCGGCGTTGCTCAAAAAACTGCCGGCGCTGCGGATGCCCACCATCTCCCAGCTCAGTCTGAAAGGCTGGGTGGCGGTGGAAACCATCATTGATCAACACGTCGTGCGGGAAATGATTCCGGCGCTTAAAGCCGCCGGCGCCGAGGGCATCATCGAGTATCCACTCAACAAAGTGGTTTACTAA
- a CDS encoding NAD(P)/FAD-dependent oxidoreductase — protein sequence MKIKFDFDVAILGAGSAGFAAARTTTAAGLKTALIEGGREVGGLCILRGCMPSKALLYAAEVRHLARHGATWGLRPGRIDFDYKKVMARKTAMVADFAGYRRQQLERGKFKFIRANARFLDAHTLALNPLTPSLSPSDGESVAVRPSERKSRRLTARYFIIGTGSIVAPPPLADLEMVGYLTSDQALSQTKLPPSLIVLGGGATACELAQFFARFDVTVTQIQRSPHILKQFDPDASAAIETAFRREGIKLFTNTKLLRATRQGRLKVIEFEQAGKRRRVAAAEILLALGRSPNTATLGLEQAGVKTKNGRIIANTRQQTGAPHIYVAGDCTGPHEIVHIAIQQGETAAHNIVNARRPRTMDYRLLTSVVFTDPQVAFVGLTETEAIARNIPFRVASYPFNDHGKSLIMEALDGFVKLLAHPKTGEILGGCCVGPSGGELIHEVIVAMAKRMTVREFAATPHYHPTLAEIWTYPAEELAEQIPAR from the coding sequence ATGAAAATCAAGTTTGATTTCGATGTCGCCATCCTCGGCGCGGGCAGCGCGGGATTTGCCGCCGCGCGAACCACCACGGCGGCCGGATTGAAAACCGCGCTGATTGAGGGCGGTCGCGAAGTTGGCGGGCTTTGTATCCTGCGCGGCTGCATGCCCAGCAAGGCGTTGCTCTACGCGGCGGAAGTGCGGCATCTGGCGCGCCACGGCGCCACGTGGGGGCTGCGCCCCGGACGGATTGATTTCGATTACAAAAAAGTCATGGCGCGCAAGACGGCGATGGTTGCGGATTTCGCCGGGTACCGTCGGCAACAACTGGAACGCGGCAAATTCAAATTCATCCGCGCCAACGCCAGATTTCTTGACGCGCATACGCTGGCACTAAATCCCCTCACCCCGTCCCTCTCCCCATCCGATGGGGAGAGCGTGGCCGTCCGGCCCAGTGAGAGGAAATCGCGCCGTCTCACGGCCCGATATTTCATCATCGGCACCGGATCCATCGTCGCGCCGCCACCATTGGCCGATCTCGAAATGGTGGGCTACCTCACCAGCGACCAAGCGTTGTCGCAAACCAAACTGCCTCCATCGCTGATCGTCCTGGGCGGTGGTGCGACGGCGTGCGAACTGGCGCAATTCTTCGCGCGCTTTGACGTGACCGTGACGCAAATCCAACGCAGCCCGCACATTCTGAAGCAGTTCGATCCGGACGCGAGCGCCGCCATCGAAACCGCTTTCCGTCGGGAAGGCATCAAACTGTTCACGAACACCAAGCTGTTGCGCGCCACCCGGCAGGGCCGGTTGAAGGTGATTGAATTTGAGCAGGCCGGAAAACGGCGGCGCGTGGCGGCGGCGGAAATTTTGCTGGCGCTGGGGCGCTCCCCCAACACGGCCACGCTGGGCTTGGAACAGGCGGGCGTCAAAACGAAAAACGGACGCATTATCGCCAACACCCGACAACAAACCGGCGCCCCGCACATCTACGTGGCCGGCGATTGCACCGGACCGCATGAGATTGTTCACATTGCCATTCAGCAGGGGGAAACGGCGGCGCACAACATCGTGAACGCGCGTCGCCCACGCACGATGGATTATCGCCTGCTCACCAGCGTGGTGTTCACCGATCCGCAGGTGGCATTCGTCGGACTGACCGAGACCGAAGCGATCGCGCGCAACATTCCCTTCCGCGTCGCCAGCTATCCATTTAATGACCACGGCAAATCGCTCATCATGGAGGCGCTGGATGGTTTTGTGAAACTGCTGGCGCATCCCAAGACCGGGGAAATCCTCGGCGGTTGTTGTGTCGGGCCGTCGGGTGGCGAGCTGATTCACGAAGTAATCGTGGCCATGGCCAAGCGCATGACGGTGCGGGAATTTGCGGCCACGCCGCACTATCATCCGACCCTTGCGGAAATCTGGACCTATCCAGCGGAGGAACTGGCGGAACAGATTCCAGCGCGGTAA
- the glgP gene encoding alpha-glucan family phosphorylase, translated as MATKPIPQTEITNLVQGLHKMARNLWWTWDQEAQELFQELSPRGWTTLYHNAVAILKEVSDYELRVRLQDPTFANNVRYVLKDFEDYLNEKYTWGRKYAPALHEHPVAYFSAEFGLHETMPIAAGGLGMLAGDHTKSASDLDIGFVGISLFYREGYFQQAIDHNNWQTEYYSRLNPENLPMEPVLDAKGQRVVIQVRIALSDVKLYAWRVNVGRVPILLLDADHPDNEQHFRDLTRRVYGGDSTTRIMQEIILGVGGVRLLRALNIAPSTFHMNEGHAAFLTVELIREKMAAGLEYAAALNASSRECIFTTHTPVEAGHDRFNSELVAYAAHTLGDQIKLSHEQFMGLGRVKPEDPREPFCMTVLALKISRAANAVSELHGQVSREMWHCLYPNRSVDQVPIGHITNGVHVAGWMKGTVRKFWRQRLIHPEPVAGGGTTRFWKAKAGHDWAREINSLDFWKKVADPDFVSDEELWALRYKLRRELLEFTRRRLLLQAQRVTHEDFIAFDSLLNPDALTIGFARRFATYKRAPLIFEQFDNIVKLTRDVKRPIQFVFAGKAHPRDDAGKAFIQKIIHLSRYSDLKGRLVFIENYDVHVARQMVSGCDIWLNNPRRPLEASGTSGMKAVCQGCLNFSILDGWWREGYNGENGFAIGADSNPSDVNQQDRQDSANLYQTLTEQVIPTFFDRDENGIPHRWLQKIRNAMATLVVQFSTDRMVRDYTEKYYLTK; from the coding sequence ATGGCTACGAAACCAATTCCGCAAACTGAAATAACAAATCTCGTCCAGGGCCTGCATAAAATGGCCCGCAACCTGTGGTGGACCTGGGACCAGGAAGCCCAGGAATTGTTCCAGGAACTTTCACCGCGCGGTTGGACGACGCTGTATCACAATGCCGTCGCCATTTTGAAGGAGGTTTCGGATTACGAACTGCGCGTGCGTCTGCAGGACCCGACGTTCGCCAACAACGTTCGTTACGTGTTGAAGGATTTTGAGGATTACCTGAACGAAAAATACACCTGGGGTCGCAAGTACGCTCCGGCGTTACATGAGCATCCGGTGGCTTATTTCTCCGCGGAGTTCGGGCTGCACGAGACCATGCCGATCGCCGCCGGGGGGCTGGGCATGTTGGCGGGCGATCATACCAAGTCCGCGAGCGATCTGGACATCGGGTTTGTGGGGATCAGTCTGTTCTATCGCGAGGGCTATTTCCAACAGGCGATTGATCATAACAACTGGCAGACGGAGTATTATTCCCGGTTGAACCCCGAGAATCTGCCGATGGAGCCCGTGTTGGACGCGAAGGGTCAGCGGGTGGTCATCCAGGTCCGCATTGCGTTGTCGGATGTGAAGCTCTACGCGTGGCGGGTGAACGTCGGGCGGGTGCCGATTTTATTGCTGGACGCGGATCATCCGGATAACGAACAGCATTTCCGCGATCTGACCCGGCGGGTTTATGGCGGCGACAGCACCACGCGCATCATGCAGGAAATCATTTTGGGCGTGGGCGGCGTGCGCTTGCTGCGCGCTTTGAATATCGCGCCCTCGACCTTCCACATGAACGAGGGACACGCGGCGTTTCTGACCGTGGAATTGATCCGGGAAAAAATGGCGGCGGGCCTGGAATATGCCGCGGCATTAAACGCTTCGTCCCGGGAATGTATTTTCACGACGCACACGCCGGTGGAAGCGGGGCATGACCGGTTCAATTCCGAACTGGTCGCCTACGCCGCGCACACGCTCGGGGATCAGATCAAGTTGTCGCACGAGCAGTTCATGGGGTTGGGCCGCGTGAAGCCCGAGGATCCGCGCGAGCCGTTTTGCATGACGGTGCTGGCGCTGAAAATTTCCCGCGCCGCCAACGCGGTCAGCGAACTGCACGGGCAGGTGAGCCGCGAGATGTGGCATTGCCTCTATCCGAATCGGTCGGTGGATCAGGTGCCGATCGGGCATATTACCAATGGCGTTCACGTGGCTGGTTGGATGAAAGGCACGGTGCGCAAATTCTGGCGGCAACGGCTGATCCATCCGGAACCCGTGGCGGGCGGCGGCACGACGCGCTTTTGGAAAGCCAAGGCCGGTCACGATTGGGCGCGTGAAATCAATTCCCTGGATTTTTGGAAGAAGGTGGCCGATCCGGATTTTGTCAGCGATGAGGAGTTGTGGGCGCTGCGTTACAAACTGCGGCGCGAGCTCTTGGAATTCACCCGCCGCCGCTTGTTATTGCAGGCGCAACGCGTGACGCATGAGGATTTCATTGCGTTCGATTCCTTGCTCAATCCGGACGCGTTGACCATCGGTTTTGCGCGCCGCTTCGCAACCTACAAACGCGCGCCGCTGATTTTTGAGCAGTTCGATAACATCGTGAAACTGACGCGCGATGTGAAGCGCCCGATTCAGTTCGTCTTCGCGGGCAAGGCGCATCCACGCGATGACGCGGGGAAAGCGTTCATTCAAAAGATCATTCACCTCAGCAGGTACAGCGATCTGAAGGGCCGGCTGGTCTTCATTGAGAATTACGATGTGCATGTGGCGCGGCAAATGGTCTCCGGCTGCGACATCTGGTTGAACAATCCGCGGCGGCCTCTGGAGGCGTCGGGCACGAGCGGCATGAAGGCGGTTTGTCAGGGGTGCTTGAATTTCAGCATTCTCGATGGCTGGTGGCGCGAGGGGTATAATGGCGAAAACGGCTTCGCCATCGGCGCGGACTCGAATCCTTCCGATGTCAACCAGCAGGATCGTCAGGATAGCGCCAACCTGTACCAAACGCTGACCGAGCAGGTGATTCCGACGTTCTTCGATCGCGACGAGAACGGCATTCCGCATCGGTGGTTGCAAAAGATCCGCAACGCGATGGCCACATTGGTGGTGCAGTTCAGCACGGACCGGATGGTGCGTGATTACACGGAAAAATACTACCTGACCAAATAA
- a CDS encoding 23S rRNA (adenine(2503)-C(2))-methyltransferase RlmN: MPTDIKSLTRDELEAQFAAWALPGYRVKQVMDWLYVKRATSFEAMSNLPKALREQLQREYTLQTLTLVRKQGSRDTTQKFLWRLADHALIESVLIPANPSLYGAASDRHTLCLSTQVGCAHGCKFCASGLKGWKRNLLPHEMVEQVLGVERYCADEAVAAPAVTSGSVAVEAPPAILSPRNPGRAFPSERAVDNIVVMGMGEPFANYDQLMKALRLLNSPWGGRIGARKITVSTSGLAPQIRQFADEPEQFSLAVSLHGATDAVRGQIMPVNRKYPLQELVAALDYYQAKRGRMITFEYILIAGVNDALDQVKPLAALARRLKAKVNLIPYNTVEGLSWQRPSDSVCEKFLLLLKAQKVVCTLRREKGHDIDAACGQLRLKTERELETAKS, from the coding sequence ATGCCCACGGATATTAAATCTCTGACCCGGGACGAACTGGAAGCGCAGTTCGCCGCCTGGGCGCTACCCGGCTACCGCGTGAAGCAGGTCATGGACTGGCTTTACGTCAAGCGGGCCACCTCGTTCGAGGCAATGAGCAATCTGCCCAAGGCGCTCCGCGAGCAGTTGCAGCGGGAGTACACTTTGCAGACGCTGACGCTGGTGCGAAAGCAGGGCAGCCGCGACACCACGCAGAAATTTTTGTGGCGGCTGGCGGATCACGCTTTGATCGAGAGCGTTTTGATTCCGGCGAATCCCTCGCTCTATGGCGCGGCGAGTGATCGCCACACGCTATGTCTTTCCACGCAGGTTGGCTGCGCGCACGGTTGCAAATTCTGCGCGAGCGGTTTGAAAGGCTGGAAGCGGAATTTGCTGCCGCACGAAATGGTGGAGCAGGTTTTAGGCGTGGAACGATACTGCGCGGACGAGGCGGTTGCCGCGCCCGCCGTCACGTCAGGATCAGTTGCCGTTGAAGCGCCACCAGCGATATTGTCCCCCCGCAATCCCGGACGCGCATTCCCCAGCGAGCGGGCCGTGGACAACATTGTCGTGATGGGCATGGGCGAACCATTTGCCAATTACGATCAACTGATGAAAGCGCTGCGATTGTTGAATTCACCGTGGGGCGGACGGATCGGCGCGCGCAAGATCACTGTGTCCACCAGCGGCCTCGCGCCGCAGATCCGGCAGTTTGCCGACGAGCCGGAACAGTTTTCCCTCGCCGTCTCCCTGCATGGCGCCACGGACGCCGTGCGCGGCCAGATCATGCCGGTGAATCGCAAGTATCCGCTCCAGGAACTGGTCGCCGCGCTCGACTATTATCAGGCCAAGCGCGGGCGGATGATTACTTTTGAATACATTCTCATCGCTGGAGTGAACGACGCTTTGGATCAAGTGAAGCCATTGGCCGCGCTGGCCCGACGGCTCAAAGCCAAGGTGAATTTGATTCCTTACAACACCGTCGAGGGCTTGTCCTGGCAGCGTCCTTCCGATTCGGTTTGCGAGAAATTTCTACTGCTGCTCAAGGCGCAAAAAGTGGTTTGCACGTTGCGCCGGGAAAAGGGCCACGACATTGACGCGGCCTGCGGACAGTTGCGCTTGAAGACTGAACGCGAGTTGGAAACGGCCAAATCCTGA